From the genome of Candidatus Korarchaeota archaeon NZ13-K, one region includes:
- the purB gene encoding adenylosuccinate lyase, translated as MWVHPVESRYGSERMRSVFRQESRIRMMAEVEAIYARALAKRGVIPAEAAEAIERASKEITPSDVLEEERVTKHETMALVRALSKRAGAYGEYLHLGLTSNDVLDTVMGIQIREAGSLIVREAASLLRSIIRRGEESIDVVCLGRTHGVVADPIPLSMKFAYWSYLVRSSLRRFMSALDEACVGKLRGAVGTLAASVELGVGDPLEVESEVLSYFGLKQPEITTQIVPRDKLAFLIVSMSLFSSALDTIANEIRNLHRTEIGEIREHFEESQVGSSTMPHKMNPIGSEKVCGLARLMRSLALAAMENIVLEHERDLTNSSVERMMLPEAFLVLEEQIRTLTKVIEGLDIDRLRIEENLRRYADLALSERLMISLVRRGLGRQEAHEIVRRISLKSQRSGRRFLDEVMEDEEISKVLRREEIEGIFKPESYVGLGREISIKEFEVAKEFLKGVLANE; from the coding sequence ATGTGGGTTCACCCGGTGGAGAGTAGGTACGGATCCGAGAGGATGAGATCCGTATTCAGGCAGGAGAGCAGGATAAGGATGATGGCTGAGGTAGAAGCCATTTACGCGAGGGCGCTGGCCAAGAGGGGAGTGATACCAGCGGAAGCCGCCGAGGCCATCGAGAGGGCATCCAAGGAGATCACTCCTAGCGATGTCCTTGAGGAGGAGAGGGTGACGAAGCACGAGACGATGGCCCTCGTCAGAGCCCTCTCAAAGAGGGCCGGCGCTTACGGTGAGTACTTACATTTGGGCCTCACCTCGAATGATGTGCTAGATACCGTGATGGGCATTCAGATAAGAGAGGCGGGGAGTCTCATAGTGAGGGAAGCCGCCTCGCTCCTGAGGAGCATAATCAGGAGGGGGGAGGAATCCATAGATGTTGTTTGTCTGGGGAGGACTCACGGAGTCGTGGCCGATCCGATACCCCTCTCCATGAAGTTCGCCTACTGGTCCTACCTCGTCAGGAGCTCCCTGAGGAGGTTCATGTCGGCCCTGGATGAGGCCTGCGTTGGCAAGCTGAGGGGGGCCGTCGGCACTCTGGCCGCCTCGGTTGAGCTTGGCGTGGGGGATCCCCTAGAGGTGGAGTCTGAGGTTCTTAGTTATTTTGGATTGAAGCAACCTGAGATAACCACTCAAATAGTGCCTAGGGATAAGCTGGCCTTCCTCATAGTCTCGATGTCTCTCTTCTCATCGGCCCTTGACACGATAGCCAATGAGATAAGGAACCTGCACAGGACAGAGATAGGGGAGATCAGGGAGCACTTCGAGGAGAGCCAGGTTGGGTCGAGCACGATGCCCCATAAGATGAACCCCATAGGCAGTGAGAAGGTCTGCGGATTGGCTAGGTTGATGAGATCACTAGCCCTCGCTGCTATGGAGAACATCGTCCTGGAACACGAGAGGGACCTGACCAACAGCTCTGTCGAGAGGATGATGTTGCCTGAGGCCTTCCTCGTCCTGGAGGAGCAGATAAGAACGCTTACCAAGGTGATCGAGGGCCTAGATATTGACAGGCTCAGGATAGAGGAGAACCTGAGGAGGTACGCTGATCTGGCTCTGAGCGAGAGGCTCATGATCTCCCTAGTGAGGAGAGGTTTGGGAAGGCAGGAGGCGCATGAGATCGTGAGGAGGATATCCCTGAAGTCTCAAAGGAGCGGTAGAAGGTTCTTAGATGAGGTCATGGAGGATGAGGAGATATCGAAGGTCCTGAGGAGGGAGGAGATAGAGGGCATATTCAAGCCCGAGAGCTACGTGGGGCTGGGCAGGGAGATATCGATCAAGGAGTTCGAGGTGGCTAAGGAGTTCTTGAAGGGGGTGCTCGCAAACGAGTGA
- a CDS encoding MBL fold metallo-hydrolase → MIRFLGGARFVGRSGVEILGSSSLILDYGIDLGAVSSRLTPLDPKNAPEALILTHAHLDHYGASPLLVRRWDCEVYATPPTVDIGEILLKDFLNVSSEYAEKPYSMQEVQLLRKKERSVRLNDLIHLDGWELRTFNAGHVLGSVMIHLTSHDGKTLLYTGDLNTAGTRTLRGAETELPRVDYLIMEATYGGDDDVHPSRKKVEKQFVDDIRNVVSRGGVTIIPAFALGRAQEVLLTLIHYMESGALPEVPIFVDGMIREISRYYNAYWSWLRPEIQRMIRESKRSLFDHRAIEEVRNREELLELREPFIVVTTSGMLQGGPVLTYLKHFGTKSGNLIYLTGYQVKGTRGRMLLDGIRQIPMPDGSIIEVRSDVRFVDFSAHADQPNLINFVSKIASKGLREVFLVHGEYEKLIQLRRKLEGRGIRTYIPQEGEVVILR, encoded by the coding sequence GTGATAAGGTTTTTAGGAGGGGCCAGGTTCGTAGGGAGGTCTGGAGTGGAGATATTAGGGAGTAGTTCGCTTATCTTAGACTACGGCATTGACCTGGGTGCCGTCAGCTCAAGGCTGACCCCGCTAGATCCCAAGAACGCCCCTGAGGCCCTGATACTCACCCACGCTCACCTCGATCACTACGGTGCGAGCCCCCTGTTGGTGAGGCGGTGGGACTGCGAGGTCTACGCTACCCCTCCGACCGTGGACATAGGGGAGATCCTGCTGAAGGATTTCCTCAACGTCTCATCGGAGTATGCAGAGAAGCCCTACTCAATGCAGGAGGTCCAGCTGCTGAGGAAGAAGGAGAGATCCGTCAGGCTAAATGACCTGATCCATTTGGATGGATGGGAGCTTAGGACATTCAACGCCGGTCACGTCCTAGGATCCGTGATGATACACCTGACATCACATGATGGCAAGACCCTGCTATACACTGGGGATCTCAACACAGCGGGGACCAGAACGCTGAGGGGGGCCGAGACGGAGCTTCCTAGGGTGGATTACCTCATAATGGAGGCCACATATGGCGGGGACGATGACGTGCATCCTTCAAGGAAGAAGGTGGAGAAGCAGTTCGTTGATGACATAAGGAACGTTGTGAGCAGGGGAGGGGTCACCATAATACCCGCATTCGCTCTGGGCAGGGCCCAAGAGGTGCTCCTCACCTTGATACATTACATGGAGTCCGGGGCCCTCCCTGAGGTGCCCATCTTCGTTGACGGAATGATAAGGGAGATCTCGAGGTACTACAACGCCTACTGGTCCTGGCTGAGGCCGGAGATACAGAGGATGATAAGGGAGAGTAAGAGGAGCCTTTTCGACCACAGGGCCATAGAGGAGGTCAGGAACAGGGAGGAGTTGCTCGAGTTGAGGGAGCCTTTCATCGTGGTCACAACATCGGGGATGCTTCAAGGAGGGCCCGTCCTCACCTACCTCAAGCACTTCGGGACCAAGAGCGGGAACCTGATATACCTGACCGGCTATCAGGTGAAGGGGACCAGGGGGAGGATGCTGCTCGACGGGATCAGGCAGATACCGATGCCGGACGGAAGCATCATAGAGGTGAGGAGCGATGTCAGGTTCGTTGACTTCTCGGCGCATGCTGACCAGCCCAACCTGATAAACTTCGTGAGTAAGATCGCGAGCAAGGGCCTGAGGGAGGTCTTCTTGGTTCATGGAGAGTACGAGAAGCTCATCCAGTTGAGGAGGAAGCTCGAGGGGAGGGGGATAAGGACTTATATACCGCAGGAGGGGGAAGTCGTAATCCTGAGGTAG
- a CDS encoding GTP-binding protein, whose protein sequence is MQASQELGHQESGILPKLLSGLFNRRKKVVLGIYGPVNSGKTTLANRICMDFANRKMGTVSRIPHETRSVSVVENVSLRLRNGSILMDVIDTPGIATRISYRSFLRYGFKKEEAIERAAEAAKGVVEAIRSMETVDLALLVLDSTKDPTSQVNWVIAGNLKARCIPYIVVANKIDLPYARPRSVERTFPEDRVIPISALRGDNVISLYEAIVELARS, encoded by the coding sequence ATGCAGGCTAGTCAGGAGCTGGGGCATCAGGAGAGCGGCATCCTGCCCAAACTCCTATCGGGTTTGTTCAACAGAAGGAAAAAAGTTGTTCTTGGCATTTACGGACCCGTGAACTCTGGGAAGACCACGCTGGCCAATAGGATATGCATGGACTTCGCCAACAGGAAGATGGGAACCGTCAGCAGGATACCCCATGAGACGAGATCCGTCAGTGTTGTTGAGAACGTATCGTTGAGGTTGAGGAACGGGTCAATATTGATGGACGTGATTGACACCCCCGGAATAGCCACAAGGATAAGTTACAGGAGCTTCCTCAGGTACGGGTTCAAGAAAGAGGAGGCCATTGAGAGAGCCGCTGAAGCAGCTAAAGGAGTTGTTGAGGCTATAAGAAGTATGGAAACTGTCGATTTAGCCCTACTAGTCCTCGATTCGACCAAAGATCCGACATCCCAGGTCAACTGGGTGATCGCCGGGAACCTGAAGGCCAGGTGCATCCCGTACATAGTGGTCGCGAACAAGATAGATCTACCTTACGCCAGACCCAGGAGCGTTGAGAGGACCTTTCCGGAGGACAGGGTCATTCCCATATCGGCGCTGCGCGGGGACAATGTGATCTCTCTGTATGAAGCAATAGTGGAGCTGGCCAGATCCTAG
- a CDS encoding zinc ribbon domain-containing protein yields the protein MPTRLSLRCRSCGFEVDASSSDDPLPGSCPSCGSSDLEFSVSLIPLCEGEMEERPEEVSAPMIDGALVRQVSPGEYLIDPSAMSGEVIIAELEPGVYEIVIRAYHMRFSK from the coding sequence ATGCCCACCAGACTCTCCCTTAGGTGCAGGAGCTGCGGCTTTGAGGTGGATGCATCCAGCTCCGACGACCCCCTGCCCGGGAGCTGTCCCTCCTGTGGGAGTAGTGATCTGGAGTTCTCGGTGTCCCTAATTCCTCTCTGTGAGGGGGAGATGGAGGAACGCCCGGAGGAGGTGTCCGCCCCCATGATTGATGGAGCTCTCGTGAGGCAGGTCTCGCCCGGGGAGTACCTGATAGATCCCTCGGCAATGTCTGGGGAAGTTATTATAGCAGAACTCGAGCCTGGAGTTTATGAAATAGTCATTAGAGCATACCATATGAGATTTTCTAAGTAA
- a CDS encoding tRNA (adenine-N1)-methyltransferase, whose product MIYGKKGRPKKFLVRVKRGKVLHTHRGSIDLSDLIGKEWGCVVETSKGERVEVHRPTLADHMEKIGRVTQIIYPKDAGFMILKSGIKPGDTVVEVGTGSGAFTMALSTFLGPSGRLFSYEVRKESIEMAERNIKLLGLNNVIIKHKDAKEGIEESNVDAIFLDIPDPWELLPQVHERLKPNGAFIAFVPSCEQISKTVSKAREVGFGLIEVHEILDREYESNERRTRPLPRMIGHTGFIVMGRKILESS is encoded by the coding sequence GTGATCTACGGGAAGAAAGGAAGGCCCAAGAAGTTCCTAGTTAGGGTGAAGAGGGGAAAGGTCCTCCACACGCACAGGGGATCCATAGATCTCTCGGATCTGATAGGCAAGGAGTGGGGCTGCGTCGTGGAGACGAGCAAGGGTGAGAGGGTGGAGGTCCACAGACCCACCCTCGCGGATCACATGGAGAAGATAGGGAGGGTAACTCAGATAATATACCCGAAGGACGCGGGCTTCATGATCCTCAAGTCCGGGATAAAACCCGGCGACACCGTGGTCGAGGTAGGCACGGGTTCCGGGGCATTCACAATGGCTCTCTCCACGTTCCTAGGACCATCGGGGAGGCTCTTCAGTTATGAGGTGAGGAAGGAATCCATTGAGATGGCCGAGAGAAACATAAAGCTTTTGGGGCTGAATAACGTGATAATAAAGCACAAGGATGCCAAGGAGGGGATAGAGGAATCCAACGTGGATGCCATATTCTTGGATATACCTGATCCATGGGAGCTGCTCCCTCAGGTTCACGAGAGGCTCAAGCCGAACGGCGCGTTCATAGCATTCGTCCCCTCATGTGAGCAGATAAGCAAGACCGTCAGCAAAGCCAGAGAAGTGGGGTTTGGACTGATAGAAGTTCACGAGATATTGGATAGGGAATACGAGAGTAACGAGAGGAGGACCAGGCCCCTCCCTAGGATGATAGGGCACACCGGGTTCATAGTGATGGGCAGGAAGATTTTGGAAAGCTCTTAA
- a CDS encoding NAD(P)/FAD-dependent oxidoreductase, whose product MEEEWDVIVVGGGPAGLSAARFSAELGLKVILFESHSDIKAWKPCGEGTSKSTFETAGIEPKPGIVTNELNMRVYAPSGKYVEIPMHGYAINKDLFLQELAKKAVLAGAEIRVGERVEGVLKEGSRVIGVRTSKGESVRGKVVVGADGYNSVVAKSSGLDNSTEPIPTYQYKMVGLELDSHTTGHIYVGSMAPGGYAWIFPKDDQVSNVGIGVRNGSPKQYLDKFIKERSEIFRKAKIIGFGGFVVPIGGMAREYIGDGVILIGDAAGTVIPFTGAGIHSSIAAGKAASKVIGSAIMRGDVSKRSLMTFEREYEGWIKRIRDSLKAMRVFERLNDEDLNQLADVLDYEDVLNLANGIEIGKVAMKLMKHPILASKVARALL is encoded by the coding sequence ATGGAGGAGGAATGGGACGTGATAGTCGTGGGAGGGGGTCCAGCGGGACTCTCTGCAGCGAGATTTTCAGCTGAGCTCGGTCTAAAAGTGATTCTGTTCGAATCGCACTCCGACATAAAGGCCTGGAAACCCTGTGGCGAGGGGACGAGCAAATCAACATTCGAGACGGCTGGCATAGAGCCGAAACCAGGCATAGTGACTAACGAACTCAACATGAGGGTCTATGCCCCTTCCGGTAAGTACGTAGAGATCCCGATGCATGGATACGCGATAAACAAGGATCTCTTCCTTCAGGAGCTCGCGAAGAAAGCCGTGCTCGCGGGAGCGGAGATAAGGGTGGGAGAGAGGGTTGAAGGTGTGCTCAAAGAGGGTAGCAGGGTGATCGGGGTCAGAACATCCAAGGGGGAGTCCGTTAGAGGGAAGGTGGTCGTGGGAGCCGATGGCTATAACTCTGTGGTGGCCAAGTCCTCCGGCTTGGACAACAGCACGGAACCGATACCCACATACCAGTACAAGATGGTGGGTCTGGAGCTCGACTCCCACACGACTGGTCACATATACGTGGGGTCCATGGCGCCCGGTGGCTACGCCTGGATCTTTCCGAAGGACGATCAGGTTTCAAACGTTGGAATAGGTGTCAGGAACGGCTCCCCGAAGCAGTACTTGGATAAGTTCATAAAGGAGAGGTCGGAGATCTTCAGGAAGGCTAAAATAATAGGCTTCGGCGGCTTCGTCGTCCCCATAGGTGGGATGGCCAGGGAGTACATAGGGGACGGTGTCATACTCATAGGGGATGCCGCGGGGACGGTGATACCCTTCACAGGCGCCGGCATACACTCATCAATAGCCGCCGGCAAGGCCGCGAGCAAGGTGATAGGATCGGCCATAATGAGGGGAGATGTGTCGAAGCGCAGTCTGATGACCTTCGAAAGGGAATACGAGGGTTGGATCAAGAGAATAAGGGACAGCCTGAAGGCCATGCGTGTCTTTGAGAGGTTGAATGATGAAGATCTGAACCAACTTGCTGATGTCCTAGACTATGAGGATGTGCTGAATCTGGCTAACGGCATAGAGATAGGGAAAGTCGCTATGAAGCTCATGAAACATCCCATACTCGCCTCCAAGGTGGCGAGGGCCCTCCTCTAG
- a CDS encoding tRNA guanosine(15) transglycosylase TgtA, which produces MFPLALTQRGMTLYFRVRKFDASARLSELRTKSGVLSLPEFFPVYNPNKPTVSAREMSEMGVRALITNSYVIYRDTELRTVALERGLRSLLDFDGVIMTDSGAYQMYRYGDVEVTNREILEFQHAIGSDIGSILDVPMSSEISRENSEAGVEVTIRHAEEWASMRDELSGTLWVGTPQGSVYRDLVIRCSERIRELDFDYNGVGSIKVALERYDFTTQVDHFMLVRSLLPAGKPFHFWGIGHPSTFAFFAAMGADSFDSASYSLYAEQDRYMTPSGTLLLSEIEEFPCSCPICSKYTPSEVRELGRRERTRLIAKHNLYVCLSEIRKVREAIRGDWLWELVQERSRFHPNLYFALINLFRNYDDLLELREPLFKSSGLQYSGPETFLRPEVVRARRRLKNVPAERIFRRTLYGDVPIGLRYTYPFGQTVCPYDEEPLEEPCDGEVLSAVLSYQFNFPFPKFDGVTIRRSRVTGTLREVRLGKITLGHFRPSDGAFIPTLEGASLLLKHLPHPKGRVVVKDQFADIVARGTTVFVKFVREADPDIRPRSEVIVVSEGDELLATGRSLLSGAEYGEYPGDHAFIAVRRHSKERAQ; this is translated from the coding sequence TTGTTCCCTCTCGCGCTCACCCAGAGGGGGATGACGCTCTACTTCAGGGTCAGGAAGTTCGATGCATCAGCAAGGCTCTCGGAGCTCAGGACGAAGTCAGGGGTCCTGTCTTTACCGGAGTTCTTTCCCGTCTACAACCCGAACAAGCCGACCGTGAGTGCGAGGGAGATGTCGGAGATGGGTGTGAGGGCCCTCATAACGAACTCCTACGTGATTTATAGGGATACTGAGCTAAGGACCGTGGCGCTCGAGAGAGGGCTCCGTTCCCTGCTTGACTTCGACGGGGTCATCATGACAGATTCCGGGGCTTACCAGATGTATAGGTACGGGGACGTGGAGGTGACCAACAGGGAGATACTCGAGTTCCAGCACGCGATAGGCTCGGATATAGGCTCCATCTTGGATGTTCCTATGTCCTCTGAGATCAGCAGAGAGAATTCCGAGGCTGGCGTGGAGGTCACGATAAGGCACGCCGAGGAGTGGGCCTCCATGAGGGATGAGCTTTCCGGAACTCTCTGGGTCGGAACCCCACAGGGCTCCGTCTACAGGGATCTCGTGATCAGGTGCTCTGAGAGGATCAGAGAGCTCGATTTCGACTACAACGGGGTCGGCTCCATAAAGGTCGCCCTTGAGAGATATGACTTCACCACTCAGGTGGACCACTTCATGCTTGTCAGGTCCCTGCTCCCGGCCGGCAAGCCCTTCCACTTCTGGGGGATAGGTCATCCATCGACGTTCGCCTTCTTCGCCGCAATGGGGGCCGATTCCTTCGACTCAGCCTCCTACTCGCTCTACGCTGAGCAGGACAGGTACATGACCCCCAGCGGGACCCTCCTGCTGAGCGAGATAGAGGAGTTCCCATGCTCCTGTCCCATCTGCTCCAAGTACACCCCCAGTGAGGTGAGGGAATTGGGCAGGAGGGAAAGAACCCGCTTGATAGCTAAACACAACCTCTACGTCTGTTTGAGTGAGATCAGAAAGGTTAGGGAAGCCATTAGGGGGGATTGGTTATGGGAGTTGGTCCAAGAGAGATCTAGATTCCATCCAAACCTCTATTTCGCTCTGATAAACCTCTTCAGGAATTACGATGATCTTCTAGAGTTGAGGGAGCCTCTATTCAAGTCCTCCGGGCTTCAGTACTCAGGACCAGAGACCTTCCTGAGACCCGAGGTGGTGAGGGCCAGGAGGAGATTGAAGAACGTTCCAGCCGAGAGGATCTTCAGGAGAACTCTGTATGGTGATGTTCCCATCGGTCTGAGGTACACTTACCCCTTCGGGCAAACGGTGTGCCCCTACGATGAGGAGCCCCTTGAGGAACCCTGCGATGGCGAGGTGCTATCGGCTGTCCTCTCTTATCAGTTCAACTTCCCCTTCCCGAAGTTCGATGGCGTCACCATAAGGAGATCCAGGGTCACTGGGACCTTGAGGGAGGTCAGACTCGGGAAGATCACGCTGGGGCATTTCAGGCCGAGCGATGGGGCTTTCATCCCCACCCTAGAAGGGGCCTCACTCCTGCTGAAGCATCTGCCCCACCCCAAGGGCAGGGTGGTCGTGAAGGATCAGTTCGCCGACATCGTGGCCAGAGGCACCACGGTCTTCGTGAAGTTCGTGAGGGAAGCCGATCCGGATATAAGGCCGAGAAGTGAGGTGATTGTCGTCAGCGAAGGAGATGAGCTCCTAGCGACGGGCAGGTCCCTGCTCTCAGGCGCCGAGTATGGTGAATACCCTGGGGATCACGCCTTCATCGCAGTCAGGAGACACTCCAAGGAGAGAGCCCAATGA
- a CDS encoding DUF359 domain-containing protein, which translates to MRAHPILGTSGALSAVRDKLFTRGNLADLGSDLALLPDKRWKISKIKGELVKDINILRGKDLVCVGDRVTRTLLEAGLRPRVAVIDLREKREADPSIAYLLDGFIILTARNPPGRLTREAWNKFARALELSSRASVVLLIEGEEDLLGFPAVILSPDDWILTYGQPDVGMVIVRVDERTREEALELLEEAFIPI; encoded by the coding sequence ATGCGAGCGCATCCAATATTAGGAACATCGGGAGCGCTCTCAGCTGTGAGAGATAAACTGTTCACGCGAGGGAACCTCGCCGATCTCGGGAGCGATCTGGCGCTTCTTCCCGATAAAAGGTGGAAAATTTCCAAGATAAAGGGAGAATTAGTAAAAGATATTAATATTTTGAGGGGGAAGGATCTCGTTTGTGTAGGAGACAGGGTGACTAGGACGCTCCTAGAGGCCGGCCTGAGGCCTAGGGTGGCCGTCATAGACCTGAGGGAGAAGAGGGAGGCGGACCCCTCGATCGCATACCTCCTAGATGGGTTCATAATCTTGACGGCCAGGAACCCGCCGGGAAGGCTGACTAGGGAGGCTTGGAACAAGTTCGCCAGAGCCTTGGAGCTTTCCTCGAGAGCAAGCGTTGTGCTGCTAATAGAAGGTGAGGAGGACCTGCTCGGCTTCCCCGCGGTGATCCTATCACCTGATGACTGGATCCTCACCTATGGACAACCGGACGTCGGTATGGTGATTGTGAGGGTCGATGAGAGGACCAGAGAGGAGGCCTTGGAACTCCTGGAGGAGGCATTCATCCCCATCTAA
- a CDS encoding radical SAM protein, with protein sequence MFLILDALASGGGRRLSSLDVIGAGPRLIAGILEKFGLEYRLMRIEDFLMRGKPFRGVSLVSAMSMDEAAARRASKLLLGVKILGGPITSDLTVVKRLGFDLGVWGEGEVSIESLLRGGLADGLLPDARGIPNLVFKDGTCNELRHLSREEFLTFRPSVKAVMFYSTIPHYKCSRIYVEVVRGCSNFNRPKLLADEVSCERCSSCYSGRPGVSICPQGIPPGCGYCSIPLLYGPPKSRDEEAILEEVKGLAEIGVRRIVLSGADFLEYGRDLLSQYPRNPMDPEPNIEAIDSLLCGVRELSLRHGFFFEVENVKPCLVNEDVARILGKYLRGTPIHVGVETGDPEHAKIIGRPCGPDDSLRAIRLLKRYGLRPYAYFIHSLPGQSGPIVNSTVRLMRLIFREGAEKITVYRFKPLPGTSFQDFRVKVDRNSKKMVKIAIELNRRRKRELLGEVIEAVVAPKVGRHWYAYPVRGGPTIRLTPAEGLRVGKIVNVLVRNVLSDRLVEGSIV encoded by the coding sequence ATGTTCCTAATATTGGATGCGCTCGCATCCGGCGGGGGAAGGAGGCTCTCCTCCCTCGACGTGATAGGCGCCGGACCCAGGCTAATAGCTGGAATTCTAGAAAAATTCGGCTTGGAATATAGGTTAATGAGGATAGAGGACTTCCTGATGAGGGGAAAGCCCTTCAGAGGAGTTTCCCTAGTCAGCGCTATGAGCATGGATGAGGCGGCCGCTCGCAGGGCCTCCAAGCTGCTTCTCGGCGTGAAGATACTAGGGGGTCCCATAACATCTGATCTCACGGTCGTCAAAAGGTTGGGGTTCGATTTAGGGGTCTGGGGTGAGGGAGAGGTGTCCATAGAGTCACTCCTGCGTGGAGGATTGGCCGATGGACTCCTACCTGATGCGCGCGGTATCCCCAACTTAGTGTTCAAGGACGGGACCTGCAATGAGTTAAGACACCTCTCTAGGGAGGAGTTCCTAACCTTCAGGCCCTCGGTGAAAGCCGTGATGTTTTACAGCACCATCCCTCACTATAAGTGCTCCAGGATATACGTGGAGGTCGTAAGGGGTTGCTCCAACTTCAACAGGCCTAAGCTCCTAGCGGATGAAGTTTCTTGCGAGAGATGCTCGTCCTGCTACTCTGGGAGACCGGGTGTTTCGATTTGCCCGCAGGGCATCCCCCCGGGCTGTGGTTACTGCTCCATCCCCCTCCTCTACGGTCCCCCCAAGTCCAGGGATGAGGAGGCGATACTGGAGGAGGTGAAAGGGCTCGCTGAGATTGGTGTTAGGAGGATCGTCCTCAGCGGCGCTGATTTCCTCGAGTATGGGAGGGATCTCCTTTCTCAATATCCGAGGAATCCAATGGACCCGGAACCTAATATTGAAGCGATAGATTCCCTCCTATGTGGGGTGAGGGAGCTCTCCCTGAGGCACGGTTTCTTCTTCGAGGTGGAGAACGTTAAACCGTGCCTCGTGAATGAGGATGTCGCGAGGATCCTAGGGAAGTACTTGAGAGGTACCCCCATACACGTTGGGGTGGAGACGGGGGATCCTGAGCATGCGAAAATTATAGGAAGGCCCTGCGGCCCGGATGATTCTTTGAGGGCCATTAGGCTACTCAAGAGATACGGCTTGAGACCCTATGCCTACTTCATACATAGCCTGCCGGGTCAGAGCGGACCCATCGTGAACAGCACGGTGAGGCTGATGAGGCTGATCTTCAGAGAAGGTGCGGAGAAGATAACCGTTTACAGGTTCAAGCCGCTACCTGGGACGTCCTTCCAAGACTTTAGGGTAAAAGTTGATAGGAATTCTAAGAAAATGGTAAAAATTGCGATAGAATTGAACAGGAGGAGGAAGAGGGAGCTACTGGGAGAGGTCATCGAGGCTGTGGTGGCGCCCAAGGTGGGGAGGCACTGGTACGCCTACCCGGTTAGGGGAGGACCCACCATAAGGCTGACCCCCGCGGAGGGGCTGAGGGTGGGCAAGATAGTTAACGTGCTCGTGAGGAATGTCCTATCTGATAGACTCGTTGAGGGATCGATTGTATAG
- a CDS encoding DUF92 domain-containing protein, which yields MPIEEIATLASFASILVVGSIGYSKGTVDRSGLMAGVLLGSLFVLLGGYAAVIMLLTFFLLGSAFTKYRYSYKRRIGAAEARGGARGWKNAFSNLLFPSLALLLHQISGDHAYTIAFLSSISCSLADTLASELGPLDGRGAWMIVSFRKVPHGTSGAISILGTLSGFLGSFIIPMEALLLGMVSTGAFILSSALGFLSSTLDSLLGATLQARFLCESDGSVVEDPNDCEGAFSHLSGLPLIDNHAVNLISTGFGFLMALILGDKVQ from the coding sequence ATGCCCATCGAGGAGATCGCGACCTTAGCGAGCTTCGCATCCATCCTAGTGGTCGGATCGATCGGTTACAGCAAGGGCACCGTGGATAGAAGCGGTCTGATGGCGGGGGTTCTGTTGGGATCCTTATTCGTCCTGCTCGGAGGATATGCCGCTGTCATCATGCTACTAACCTTCTTCCTCCTCGGAAGCGCCTTCACCAAGTACAGGTACTCCTACAAGAGGAGGATAGGGGCCGCGGAGGCGAGGGGAGGGGCCAGAGGCTGGAAAAATGCTTTCTCCAATCTCCTCTTTCCATCACTAGCTCTTTTGCTTCATCAGATTAGCGGTGACCATGCCTACACCATAGCGTTCCTCTCCTCCATCTCCTGTTCCCTAGCCGATACGCTGGCCAGTGAGCTCGGTCCCCTGGATGGGAGGGGAGCTTGGATGATCGTCAGCTTCAGGAAGGTACCTCACGGCACCTCAGGCGCCATATCAATTCTGGGCACCCTCTCCGGTTTCTTAGGTTCATTCATAATACCCATGGAGGCCCTGCTGCTTGGGATGGTGAGCACAGGGGCCTTCATATTATCGTCAGCGCTAGGGTTCCTCTCCTCCACTCTGGATTCCCTGTTGGGAGCCACATTGCAGGCTAGGTTCCTCTGCGAGTCTGATGGATCCGTGGTCGAAGATCCGAATGACTGTGAAGGTGCTTTTTCTCACCTCAGCGGCCTTCCCCTCATAGACAACCACGCCGTCAACCTGATCTCAACGGGCTTCGGTTTTCTGATGGCCCTTATCCTGGGGGATAAGGTCCAATGA